In Leptospira brenneri, a single genomic region encodes these proteins:
- a CDS encoding EAL domain-containing response regulator, with protein sequence MIASELSFLVIEDDDFQRDVIVSVLSNLGAMQIAEARTGTEALNFLNDTRSTLIDIILCDLNMPEMDGMEFLRHIGSSHPSIATIIMSALDIALIDSVRKMAGAYGIYLLGTIEKPITPARLETLINIYKSRDLKQRKEISNGSRYTLGEILEGLTGGEFTPFFQPKVKLSTGRVIGAEALARWIHPGRGVITPYEFIDVLEKSGNIDILTFLMLEKSAKACKLIHAQGHEISISVNLSLTSLTDTNLADKITRVVSESGLDPKFIILEITETAAMTEMAPALENLARLRMKGFGLSIDDYGTGYSSMQQISRIAFTELKIDQSFVREMTTSNVSKVLINSSIEMATKLQMKCTAEGIETENDWEQLKNMNCDLGQGYYIAKPMNFDEFLEFCSENLVHHGTV encoded by the coding sequence ATGATTGCAAGCGAACTATCTTTCTTAGTGATTGAGGATGACGACTTTCAAAGAGATGTGATCGTTTCCGTCTTATCAAATCTAGGTGCGATGCAAATTGCGGAAGCCCGAACAGGAACCGAAGCTTTAAATTTTCTAAATGACACAAGATCAACTTTAATTGATATCATCCTCTGTGATTTAAATATGCCCGAAATGGACGGGATGGAATTTCTTCGTCACATAGGGAGTTCTCATCCATCGATTGCCACAATCATCATGAGTGCTTTAGACATTGCATTGATTGATTCGGTTCGAAAGATGGCAGGCGCTTACGGGATTTATTTGCTGGGAACAATAGAAAAACCAATTACCCCTGCTCGTTTAGAAACGCTAATCAATATTTATAAGTCTCGGGACTTAAAACAAAGAAAAGAAATAAGTAACGGATCTCGTTATACTTTAGGTGAAATTCTTGAAGGATTAACAGGTGGAGAATTCACTCCCTTCTTTCAACCAAAAGTAAAATTATCTACAGGTAGAGTGATTGGTGCAGAGGCTTTAGCCAGATGGATCCATCCAGGACGTGGTGTGATTACACCTTACGAATTTATTGATGTTTTAGAAAAATCTGGTAACATCGATATACTAACATTCCTTATGTTAGAGAAATCGGCAAAAGCTTGTAAATTAATCCATGCACAAGGTCATGAAATTTCTATTTCGGTCAACCTTTCCCTCACTTCGCTAACCGATACAAATCTTGCCGATAAAATCACTCGCGTAGTATCTGAATCAGGATTGGATCCCAAGTTTATTATTCTAGAAATCACAGAAACTGCCGCTATGACCGAGATGGCACCGGCACTCGAAAACTTAGCGCGTCTTCGAATGAAAGGATTCGGGCTCTCCATCGATGACTACGGTACAGGATATTCGAGTATGCAACAAATCTCTCGTATTGCATTCACTGAATTAAAAATTGACCAATCTTTTGTCCGCGAAATGACAACAAGCAACGTTTCCAAGGTTCTCATCAACTCTAGCATAGAAATGGCAACAAAACTGCAAATGAAGTGCACTGCGGAAGGAATTGAAACAGAAAACGATTGGGAACAATTAAAGAATATGAATTGTGATCTAGGACAAGGTTATTACATCGCAAAACCTATGAATTTTGATGAATTTCTAGAATTCTGCAGTGAAAACTTGGTCCATCACGGAACTGTCTAG